The following is a genomic window from Anaerobaca lacustris.
GCCGTCATAGGCGACCTTGGTGTTGTTGATCTTCAGGTACAACTGCCCGGTGTTGTCCGGATCGCCGTAGAAGTACAGCGACAGGGTCCGGATGCCGCTGGCGGTCCAGTTCTGAGCCGCGAAGGTCCGCTCGGCCTCCGCAACGGCCGTCCCACCGGTGTTCTCATAGAACAGCGGCATCGACTGGCGACCGCTGCGGACGATCGTTTGCTCGGCAAACGGTGCAGTCATGTTGCCGACCGTCGAACCGGTTCCGTTGACCCAGCCATCGATCCACGTGTCGAAGATGGCTTCGCCGGCCTCGATGTCGTCGCCGTAGCTCTCGAAGTCCTCGACCACCACGAACGCGCGGGTCGCGAAGCTCCAGAGCGTCCCTTCCCATGTGGTGATGGCCTCGACCTCATTGACCTCGGCCACCTTCCAGTAGTAGGTGGTCGCCAGGTCGAGCGCGCCCGGTGCGATGCTGGCCTGTGCGACCGTGCCCAGCAGGTCCAGTGCCTCGGCGTCGGTGCCGAAGTACACCTCATGCGAACCCGCTTCGCGTCCGGCGCGCCAGCTCAGGACGGCGTCGGTATTGACGTTGGTGGCCCCATCGGCCGGCTGCGGCTCTCGTGCCTGGACGGGGATGTAGGTGAAGCGGACTTCGCTGAGCCCGTACTGGCCCATCATGCCGAAGGCGCTGTTGACGGTGAGCTTGACGGCTTTGACCGCAAGCCCGTCGAAATCGATGGTCGAGTTGTAGACGTAGCCCGCTCTGGCCGTGGCCTGTTCCAGGTCGAAATCGCCCAAGGCGGTCCACGTTTCGCCGTCGGCGGAGTACTCGACGGTGACGTTCTTCAGTCCGAAGCCGAGCAGCTTTTCGAACTGGACGTTGTAGTTCCAGACATGGAGTTGATAGAGCTTGTAGGCCGCGTCGAACTCGTACTGGATGTACAGGGCCGATCCGTCCGCCGGAGGCCGGGCCGTCCACATGTCGAACGCCTCGACGGAGTGCCCGTCGGCGGCGTCAAGACCGGAACCGTTGACCGTGTTCTCCGGGCCGGACATCGCGTCCGAATCGCCATTGCTCGTAGCGATGACGTTCGCGACGGCATAGGCGAACGGTTCGACCTCGAAGCTCCAGATCAGGCCCTTGAAGATCGTTCCGCCTGCCTCGACCTCATCGACGCGCCAGTAATAGGTCTGGCTGAATTCAAGACGTCCCGGATTGTATGTCAGGGCCGCCTGGCCCTGGCTGGCCAGCACGCCCATCGGATTGGCGCGGGTGGCCGCATTGACGTCCTCGAAACTCGTCCCGAAGTAGACGTCGTGCGTTGCGGCCGATTCACCCGCCGCCCAGCTCAAGATCGTGTCGCGCGGCACGTCGGTCGCGTCTTCGGCCGGCACAGGGTTGCTGGCCAGCGCCGGATCGAACAGGCCGCCCATGATCGCCAGGATCTCGGCTTCGGTCAGGGCCCGGCTGAAGAAGCAGACGTCGTCCAGCGAACCGCCGCTCATCCGACGCGCTACCCAGTCGGCATTGCCGTCGCCGCCGAGATACGTCAATCCGTCCCAGGCAATGGTTCCGTGGGCGACATTGTTGACAGCAGACGCCTCGCCGTTGAGATAGAACGTTGCCTTGTCGGGCTCGACCGTCACCGCGCAGTGGGCCCACTCATTGAGCGGATGCAGGACGTTGCCGCGGAAGCTCCAGGTGTTGGAGGCGTCGGCCCAGTGATAGGCCAACTGCCGGTCGGCCAGCAGGTTGAAGCCGGAGGCGGGACCGGGATTGCGGTGCATGATGATCGACGCCCATTCGGGCTGTGCCGCGGGGGCAAACAGCCAGCCGGCCATGGTGGCCTGACTCAGCGACAGGCCCATCGGCTGGATCTCGACCAGCGTCGGCCCGACCAGCGTAATGGCGTTGCCGTAGACGCCCGTCGTCCAGGCCGGACTGCCGTTGACGAACTCGCCGTCGTTGCCGTTGGGCGACGAATCGGCCACGATGCTGCCGGCGCCCTCGTCACAGGTCCACCAGCCGATGATGGCCGGGTCGCTGAGGGGGTTGAACGCTCCGGCGGTGCCCTGCATCAGGGCCAACAGTACGATCAGGAATGCGAAACAAGTGCATCGCTTCCACATAGGGATTCTCCTTCACAAAAGACCACTCAAACCGCGCTCTGACCACACATCAGGGCTCTGGATCTCCCCCGTTTCATTACAGCTACTCGATTTTTCTACCCGCGCAGCCCCAAGGGGCCACGGCCCGTTTCCCCCTCCACGGATTACAAGAGATGGTATCGGCCGGATCACCTCCTTCCTGTAGAAGATTGGCGACGCTTGGCGTGGGCAGACCGGGTCCGGCATGTGCGGAAACCATGCGTTCTGCGTCCCCCTCTGTCTTCTGCGTGCCAAGAACACACTGCGCCAGGTCCTCCGACACTGACTCTATGTGCGATTCCGAGTTTGCCGAGGTGTCTGCGGCGTCCGATCCCCCGACCCGATCACCGGATCGAACGGCGCAGAAAGACTACTCCTCACGAACACAATTATTTATACCAGATAGCGACGCGGCCTGCAAGTGCATTTTCTCGGACGCTGCGCCGCCCACAGCCGCCTTGGTTGCGGGCGAAGCCTACACCAGGCCCACCGACCCGAAGGCGAAATAGAAGAAGTAGCTGGTGCCGAACTCGCGGATCAGCAGGTTGAATGTCGCCTGCTGGGTCTGGGGCTGCATCGAACCTCGGATTTGCACGAACCGTTGGTATCTCTGGATGGTTCCAGGGCTTATCTTGATGCGTCCCAGGTCGGGCTTCTGCCTCTGGGCCCCGTAGTGGATCAGGACGGCCTCTTCATACAGGGTGGGGGTTGTGTGGTAGCCCAACTCGTCGAGGCGGTGCAGATTCTCGACGATCTTGTCGACTTTGCCGGTCAGCAGATAGCACGCCATGAGGTACTCGAAGGCCATCTTATTGCGCGGGTTCCGCTCCAGCAGCCTGGCCAGGGTCCGTTCGAGGGGCTCGGCGGCGGCCACCGCCAGCGGGTCGTCCGGCATGCAGGAGCGGATTCGCTCGATGTAGGCGGCCCGATCGGGCGACAGGCCGTGGTCCAGATCGTGCAACCATGATTGAGCGGTCTCCTGGCGGATCGGGTCCCGCTTTAGTGCGTTCAGATAGATCCGCGCCGTGTCGGGCTGGCCCTTGACGAGGCTGACCTGCCCCAACGTCTCCAGGGCGACGCCGAGATGGTCCTTGGTTGCCAGCAGCTCCGAGGCCAGCTTCTGGGCCAGGTTGGCGTGGCCGAGCTCCAGAAAGGCGTTGCTGAGCTTGTACAGGGCCAGATCGGACTCCCGTTGCTCGTGCGTAATCAGAAGAGCGTGTGGGTTCAGGGGGAACGTGAACATGTCGTAGGGGAGCCGGCCGGTGTGATAGAGGGCCCGAAGGATATCGTGATTGACGAAGACGTTGATCCTGCCTTTGGGCAGCCGGCGGCCGAGCGCCAGGACGTCGTCCCATCGCTTCTCGCACGCGTAGTAGTTCGACAGGACATAGGGCTTGCGCAGCTCGTCACGGTCGAAATACAGCCCGAGGGCCATCAAGACGATCGGTGCGGCGGCCAGGGCCGGCTTGAAGAGGGCTGCCGGGAACGACCTCTTGTGTCGTGAAGCACCGTGCTTGTCGCGTCTCTTGGTCTTCTTCGAACGGCCGGCGGACTTCTGCCTTCTCCAGGCGACCAGGCGGCTGCCGACAAAGGTCAGCAGCACGGCCAGAGGCGCCAGCCCGTACAGACAGTAGATCAGGACCCTCAGGAATGGTCCGGCACCGGTGACGACCGATGGGACGAATGGCGTCAGGATTGAGAACGCCCGGCGCGGGGCGATCAGGAACACGTACTGGGCGGGGACCCAGACCACTGCGACGCTCGTGGGCGGGATGAGAATGGCCAGCGTCCAATTCCTGCGAAGGAAGATTGCATGGACCGCAGCCGTTGTCGCGAACACCAGCAACGCCCCCGACCCGCCCATCCAGAAGGCGAAGGCAGCCATCGGAACACAGGTCGCGATGCGAACCCAGGTGCGGCGAAATGCGAGTTTCTCGAAGGCAAGGGCCAGGACGAGTCCCAGCCAGACGGCCAGGGCGGCCGGCAGGGGATGTTTGTAGTGGCTGTAGATCAGGAAGAAGGCAACCGCCGGCAGGGCGGTCAGCGAGCCGGTGTTTGCGGCACCGGCAAGGGCCAGATGCCGCCGGAGCGATTCGCCGATCCCCAAGGCCACCAGTATGATGATCAGGGCCCCCAGGCATGCGTGGTAGTATCCCTGCGACAGCAGCCCGGCCACATAAAGAACACCGCCGCCCGGCACAGCCAGGCGGTTCAGCAGAAAGGCCCGGCCCGTGGCGAACAGCGGGGCATCCGGGAGGATCGTTCCGAAGCAGTGGTAGATCAGGTGGGGCTCGACAACCAGCCATAGGTACAGGAAGCACAGCACGAAGAACAGCAGGTTCTGCGGCAGCCATTGGGCTCTGAGCGTCATGCCCTTGCTTGTCCGGGCTTGTGTGGTTTCCGCCATCGCGGGCTACTCCCGTTCCTGCCAGGGATCGGACGGCACTGTCTTCGGGCTGGCCCCTGTGATGGGGATGTCGGTCGCGATGGACGGCCCGGCGCGGGCCGCCTGGGCGAGCCGCCACTTCCTTACGTTGACCGGTCCGGTGACCAGTTCCGGGGTACTGTACGTCTCAAGGAGCGAATCGTAGGTGGTCGGGTCTTTCTGAGGCACGACGAAGGGTTTGTGCGCCGTCCCGGCCTCGTCGATGTAGCTCAGATACGTCCGGGTGAACAGGCCGCCCTGACGCTTGCTGCTGAAGGCGATCCAGCGGCTGTTGCTCGACCAACTGTGCCACGATTCCGAGAACTCGCTGTTGATCGCCAGCCTGCGGTACTGTCGGGTGGCCAAGTCCATGATGTAGAGGTCGCTGCTGGGCTGATAGACGGGGAAGCAGCCGTAGTCGCACATGCAGAACAGCAGGAACCGCCCGTCCGGCGAGACCCTGGGCAACAGGATGCTCAGGCCCGTCTCCTGGGCCGATAGGATGGTCTCCGCCTGGCCCCATTGGCCCGTCTCGATGTCGTAGCCGATACGCAGCAGATCGTATTTGAGATCCTCGTAGTTGTCGGGCGGCACCTTGTTGCGGTCCTCCCACAGGATCGGGGCGCTGCAATAGTAGAGGAACTTGCCGTCGGGTGACCACGCGGGATAGGTTTCGAGCCGGTCTTTGTCGGCCAGTTCGGGCGGAGAGGTCGCCGTGCGGCTTTCAACGTCGTAACAGACCAGCGCCGAGTCCAGATCGGCCACATCCCGCACCTCCATCGCCCCGGCGCGGAAAAACTGGATGACCTTGTTGATCGAATACACGGCGACACGACCGCTGGGGTGCCACGCCGTGTAGCCCCATTTGGCGCCGACCTTCTCGACCTGCCCGTCCTGGGCCAGCAGCGTGTGGCTGCCGTATGTGGCGCTGCGCAGGCTGATGGACAGGGTCTCGGGGTCGTTGCCGGCGAAGCTGTGACAGTTCAGGCACCCTTCGCCGAACGATCGGCCATGCAGGACGACCGAGGTATCGAAGCCGGCGAGGTTCCGCTGGTAGATGCCGATGTCCTTCCACCAGTTGTAGAGTGGCTTCATGAGCCGGAATACCAGGGTCCCGTCGATGTCTTCCTTGGCGATGGTGTTGGTGACGGTCTGAAAACGCCGCCATTGGCGGTCCTGGCCCTGGACGTAAATGTCGAAATGCAGGTCACGACCCCGGTTGGCGTCCAGCAGCTTGCGCCATGGACGAGCAGAGAGGCGCATCTGCCCCGTCTTGCCGAATGCGGTGACCGGTACGCCGTGTTGCGAGTGGACCTTGAGGAAATACGCGCGGCCTTCCTCCCGGATCTGGAGATTCAGAGGGGCGATGTTGGCCGGGATGACGGTTCCCGAGTAGTCCGGGCTGATGTCGGGCTCGCGCGCGACCTCGCTGTATTGGTCCACGGCGCTGGGAGAGCAGGACGCCGGCCAGAGGGCTGTCGCGACGACGATGCAGCCAACGAAGGCCGTGACGACGAATCGTTTTCTCAACTGACTTGCCACGCAGGACGTCCTACTTCGACCTGTTCGACTGTGGTCTGAACTCTCTACCGCGACAGTCTGTCAGGTGCGGGCGGAGAATTCAAGCCCCGAAGGGGATCGGGCGCAACGAAATCGCCGAACGCACAGAAAGAAGCCCCCGCGTTTGATGAGGGAGAGGAAGCGAGACGTTGCGGGGGCCTGTGGACTGCCTTCACATCGTTCATGGTATCCGAGGGGACCGGTCGGGTCAAGACGTCAGACGTGATTTTTCCGGAAATCCCGGCGGCGTCGGCCGGCCGCAGACCGTCGGGTCGGGCAAACGACCGGTTCGATCCCATCGCTTTTCTTGACGGGGCGGCTTCGACGCCTTATATAGTGAGACTTTGAAGGGATGCTTCATTGGTATGGAACCTAAGGGGATGCTGAATGGCCCAAAAGAGTCAATGCGACAAGTGTACGGGATTGTGTTGTCGGTATTTCGCACTGCCGATCGAGACGCCGGAGACCAAGGAGGACTTCGACGACGTTCGATGGTACCTGTGCCACAAGGACGTGACGGTGTTCGTCGAGGACGGCGACTGGTACGTGAACATCAAGAACAAGTGCCGCCATCTTTCGGAGACGGACTACCGCTGTGGGATCTACGAGAAGCGGCCGCACATCTGCCGTAAGTACAAGCACTCGGATTGCGATTTCGTCGATGGCGAATACGACTACGAGCTGCACTTCACCAACGACAAGGAGATGGAAGAGTACATCCGGATCAAGTTCGAGAACAACGTGACCGAGAAGCAGCGCGCCGTGAAGCACAAAGGGAAGACCAGGAAGGCATGAAGATACCACCGGTCAAAGGAACGCGGGATTTCTATCCGCCCGAGATGGCCCGGCGGAACTGGATCATCGACGGATGGAAGAGCGTCTCGATTCGCAACGGGTTCGAGGAATACGACGGTCCGATCTTCGAATACCTCAAGATGTACCAGGTCAAGAGCGGCGACGAGATCGTCGAGCAGCTCTTTTCGCTCCAGGACCGCGGCGGTCGCGATCTGGCGATCCGCCCGGAGATCACCCCGACGCTGGCGCGGATGGTCAATCAACAGATCAACGCGTTGCCCCGGCCGATCAAGTGGTTCTCCGTGCCCAGACTGTGCCGGGCCGAGCGTCCGCAGAAAGGGCGGCTGCGCGAGTTCTTTCAGTGGAACATCGACATCATCGGCATCGACAGTCCGGAGGCGGACGCCGAGGTGATCTTCACGTCGCTGGATTACCTGCGCAGGGTCGGCCTGACCGCTGCCGACGTCCGCGCGAAGATCTCCAGCCGGCGGCTTCTGGCGTCGGTGTTGCGAGGGCTCGGCATCGACGAAGGCGGGCTCGACGCGATGTACGCCCTGCTGGACAAGAAGGCCAAGCTGCCCGCCGATACGTTCGATGCGCTGCTGGCCGAGCAGGTCCCGGACAAGGGGCAGGCCGCTCGGATATCCGATTTCATGGCGTTGGATTCCATCGATGAAATCCAACGCGTGGTGGCCCTCGATGACGAGATTCGTGCGGCCATCGAGCAGATGCAGAACGTCTTCGCGACGCTGGAACTGATGGGTGTGGCCGACTACTGCGTCTTCGATCCGACCATCGTGCGCGGTTTGGCCTACTACACGGGCGTGGTGTTCGAGATCCACGATATCGTGGGCGAATTGCGGGCCATCTGCGGCGGGGGGCGGTACGACAACCTTCTTCGCGATTTCGGCGGTCCGGCGATCCCCGCCACGGGGATGGGGATGGGCGACTGCGTGTTGGAGATCCTGCTGCATCAGAAGGGCCTTCTGGACAGTCAGGTGCCGCCCCGACGACTGGAGTTTTTCGTCGCCTGTGCGGACGGCGCCCTGGCCAAAGCGATGTACGCGGTTGCGGCCAGGCTGCGCGCCTGTGGGCGGTCGGCCAATTTCAGCTACAAGCTGGGCGGGCTCTCGAAGCAACTGAAGGAGGCCTCCGCCCAGAACGCCGGGCGGTGTATTATCATCGGCCAGGAGTACCTCGACAAACAGGAGCTGATCGTCAAGGATATGGCCAGCGGCGAGCAAACGCAGATTCATGTGGATCGGTTCCTGTCGGAACTGGGCACGACATAAGTTTGGCGGGGCATCGGTCACAGGCCCCGGAGAGTGTGGGGAGATCGCAATGAGCGGGTTTGGTCTGTGTCGATTCATCGTGTCGGTGGCCTTGCTGTTGAGTGTGGCTGGTCTGCCGGCCGCGGCCCAGCAGGGAGGCGCGGAATTCTGGCCTCAGGTGCATTCGAATCGCAGGGTGACGTTCTACCTTCGCGCTCCGGCTGCTCAGCATGCGACGCTTGAGGCGAGCTTCCTCTCGGAGCCCGCGCCGATGACGAAGGACGCCGAGGGGCTGTGGTCGGTCACCGCCGGGCCACTCGATCCGGAAATCTACGAGTACAACTTCAAGGTGGACGGCCTGGCGATCCCCGATCCGATGAATCCGTTCGTCAAGGTCTGGCGGCGCAGCGCGCGGAGCATGGTCCTGGTTCCCGGCGATCCTCCGATGTTCTATGAGGAGCAGGACGTTCCTCATGGGACCGTGCACGTCCACCGTTATCGTTCGAAGTCGCTCGATGTCACGCGGGGCCTGTACGTTTATACGCCGCCCGGCTACGAAACGTCTGGGCCACTGAAGTACCCCGTGCTCTATCTGCTGCATGGCAGCGGAGACACGGAAGACGCCTGGACCGTCGTTGGACGGGCCAACCTGATCGCAGACAACGCCCTGGCCGCCGGGCGGGCCCGGCCGATGATTGTCGTGATGCCGTACGGACATACGCCGAGCATCGCGTCCGACCGAGCGCGGCCTCGCAACTGGAAGAGCTTCGAGAGCGACCTGATCGGCGACGTCATTCCCTTCGTGGAGAAAAACTACCGCGCGCACCGCGGCTCGGAGCATCGGGCGATTGTCGGGTTGTCGATGGGAGGGGGCCAATCGCTGCGGATCGGGCTCGGACGTCCGGAGATGTTCGGCTGGGTCGGGGCATTCAGCTCGAGCGCACCGTCCGGCGAAGAACTCGACGCGCTGCTGGCCAGGCCGGAGCGGCTCAATGAGACGCTGAGGCTTCTTTGGATCGGCTGCGGCAGGAAGGATTTCCTGTTCGAGGCCAACCAGAAGTTCCTGGCGGCGCTCGATGCGAAGGCGATCCGGCACACGGCTCATATCACGGACGGGGGCCATGAGTGGCCCCTTTGGAGGCACTACCTCAACGAAGTGCTGCCGCTTCTGTTCGACGCGGGCAGGTAGCCGTATCGCCACAGAGCGAACCGGCGGCGCCGACAGTCCGGCCTGCGAGAGAAGGGGCCAGTGGAATGCGGGACTCTTCGGCCAATCATTACGAACGCGCGTTCGAAGGCTGGCTGATCGACCAGCAGGTGCCGTACGTTCGCGCCGACGAGCACAAGCGGATCGGCACGATGCGCCAGTCCGTCAAGAATTTCGACTTCCTCCTCTACGCCCCTCTCGGACGACGCATCATCGTCGAGGTCAAGGGCCGCACGTTCAGAGGGACCACGCTGGCCGGGCTCAAAGGGCTGGAATGCTGGGTCACGCGGGACGACGTCCGGGGCCTGCGGGCGTGGCAGAAGGCCCTCGGACCCGGCCATGAGGCGGCGTTCGTCTTCGCCTACCGTGCCGCCCGCGTCGATGTGGACTTCGACGGCCGCGATGTCCTCCGCCTGGATCGGGACTGCTACGTCTTTCTGGGCATTCGCATCGAGGACTATCAGCGGCACATGAGAGTCCGCAGCCGTCGATGGCAGACGGTGACGCTGGCGGCCGACCGGTTCCGCGCCCATGCGATCGACCTGTCGGCGCTGCTGGCGTAGCCCTCCACATCGTGTCCCCACCTCTATGGCGCCTCCAAGCCCCGCTGCGTGCGGGGCGGGTTCTTCGGGCGGCGACTTGACCGAAACGTGCAAAGTGGATATACTGTGTACCTATCTGTCTGTGTGTTGTGGTTTCGGGTTCTCCTGGGAAGGTGTGGACATGAAAGCGACAGCGCAAGGCCGCCCGGTTCGGGCCGTTCACCGAAGATGGATCCTCCCCTTGTTTCTGGTTTCCGGCGCCACCGGTCTGATCTACGAAGTGACGTGGATGCGGTCCCTCGGCACGGTGTTCGGCAATACGGTCTACGCGGCCAGCACGGTCCTGACGGCCTTCATGCTGGGCCTGGCGATCGGAAGCTGGCGGATCGGCCGCCGGGCCGACCGCGTGACGCGACCGGTGCGGCTCTACGCCGTCCTGGAACTGGGCATCGGCGCGTACGGCTTCGCCTTCCCGACCATCCTCGGTCTCGTGGATCGATTTTATCTCTGGTTCTTCCAGACATACGAGCCGGGCGTCTACACGCTGAATCTGGTTCGTTTCATCGTCTCGGTCCTCATCCTTCTGCTTCCCACCGCCCTGATGGGCGGGACCTTGCCGATCCTGAGCGGGTTCTGGGCGGCTTCGGCGAGCGAGAAGAAATCCACGCAGCGGACCGGGCAGGGCGTCGGCTATCTCTACGCGGCCAATACGTTCGGCGCCGTCCTTGGCACCTTCCTGGCCGGCTACTATCTGATCCGCCTGCTCGGCGTCAACGCCTCGATCTACGCGACCGCAACCACCAACCTCGCGATCGCCTCTGTGGCGTGGCTGATCTCTCTGGGCATCGGGCCGCGAGCGGTGATCGCCGGTTCCGCCAAACGCAAGCAGAAGGGCCTCGCCTCGCTCAAGGAGCGGATCGCCCGCGCGCAGGAATCGCCCGCCGTATACTCCGAACGCGTCCGGACGATTGTCCTGGGCGGCGTCCTTGTCGCAGGGTTCTGCGGAATGGCGATGGAGGTGCTGTGGACCCGGGTGCTCGTGTTCGTTCTGGAAACGTCCGCCTACGCCTTCGCCTGCATGCTGACGTGCTTCATCCTCGGCATCGCCCTGGGGAGTCTGCTGTCGAGTGTCCTGTTGGTGCCCCGTCTGAAGGACCCGATCTTCGGGTTCGCCGCGATTGAGTTTGCGCTGGCGCTGTCTCTGCTGGGGTCCATCGGGATGCTCGGCTGGCTCTGGCACGTCGATGCCCTGGTCCTCAAGCACGTGGTGGACTGGAAGATCTCGTTCGCGGGCGATACCGTGGTCCATTTCATCGACACGCTGCTCGTGATGTTCGTACCGACGGTGCTGATGGGGATGGTCTTTCCCCTTGCGGTGCGGATCTGCGCACCGGCGTGGGAGACGGTGGGTCGGCGCGTGGGACAGGTGTACGCGGCCGACACGGTGGGCAGCGTCCTGGGGGCCTCCGCCGCCGGCTTCCTGATGGTGCCGTGGCTCGGCCTGCGCAACAGCTTCCTCGTGGTCGTGGCGGTCCTCTTTGTGCTGGCGACTGTACTGGTCGCCCTCTCGGACAAACGACGCCTTGCGCTGGCCGCCGGAGGGGCGGTGGTCTCGACGGTGCTGATCGCCGTGTCGGTGCTGGCGATCCCGCACGACGTGTTCCTGCAAACGATGAACACCTATCACCATCCCAGCGATATCGTGTTCATCCACGACGACGCCACCGGGACGGTGACGGTTCACGATCTGCCGGACGGCGACCGGCTGATCGCCGTCGACGGTGTCAACGTCGCGGGCGTGGACCTGATGCTGCGGACGACCCAGAAGCTCCAGGCCTACGCGCCGCTGTTCGTTCACGAGGACCCGCAGGACGTGGTCCAGATCGGTTACGGCAGCGGCGAGACCTGCGGTATCGGACTGGACTTTGGAATCGCCCGGTATACGATCGTGGACGTCTGTCCGGGCGTTTTCGAGGCGGGCGCGTTCTTCGAGGAAATCAACCGCCGCTCGTACGCCAATCCCAACCTCCGCAAAATCATCATGGACGGCAAGAATTTCGTCAAGATGACCGAGGAGAAGTTCGACGTCATCATGAACGATTCGACTTATCCGGGCACCACGGGCAGCTCGGCCCTCTATACGTACGATCACTTCAAAGCCTGTCGCGAGCGGCTCAAACCCAACGGCGTCGTCTCCTGCTGGCTTCCGCTGGACCTTCGTCCGGAGGACTTCCGGCTCATCCTGCGCAGCTTCCAGGCGGCGATGCCGCACAGCTCGCTGTGGTTCGTCAACAACTGCGTGAACAAGCACGCCGTGCTCCTGGCGACGCTGGAGCCGATGCAACTGGACTTCCGGCGGATCAAGGCCATCGCCGAGCGCCCCGACATCGCCAAAGACCTCGAAGAGATCAACGTGTACTCGGTCTACGACTTCCTGGACTGTCTGATCGTGGGCGAGGAGGACCTGCGAACGCTCGCCGGGCAGGGGCCTCTGCACACCGACGACAAGCCCTATCTGGAGTTCGGCGCCGCCATCAAGCGGGACGTGGAAGGCTCGTGGCTGGAGATCATGCGGGCCATCAGCGCGCATTGCACGCCCTTGCTGACCCACGTGACCAACGTCGGCCCGTTGCCGGACGAGCGGGAGGACCCGAGGGTCGTCCTCCAGCAATACAGTCAGGCGACCACCCACGTGTTGCAGGGTGTCGTGGGCGCCCTGCTCGGCGATCCGGACATCATGAACGAACAGTTCGCCGCCGCCAAGCGGGTCAATCCCCACGACCGGGACGTGGACAGCATTCTCGAAGAGTTGCGCATGGAGATCCAGGCCCTGGAAGAGGCGGTGGAACGAACGCCGGGGGTTGCCGAGTTGCGGGGCCGCCTGGCGAAACGCTACATGCTGTCGCAGGACTACGGTCGCGCCGTCGAGCAGTACGAGTATTTCGTCCGCCTGGCGCCCCGCGACGCGGCGGGCTGGAACAACCTGGGGATCTGTTACCGGCGCGTCAACTCGTTCGACCAGGCGGCTGCCGCCTTCGAGCACGCCCTGCAACGAGACCCCGGCCTGCTCGGTGCGTACACGAATCTCGCCGAAACCCGCGACGCCCAGGGCGACCTGCCCGGAGCGATGGTGGTTCTGGAACGCATGCTGCCCCTGTTGCCTCGTGACGGGCAGGCTCGCACGCACGATGTGCTCGCTCAGTTGAGCTTCCGCCGACAGGACCACGCCCTGGCGGTGCGGCACCTCGACCGCGCGATCGAACTGGCCGCCGGCGACCGCGCCATGCAGCAGGTCCTCATCGCCCGACGGCAGAAGATCCAGCAGTTGATCGACGGACAGGCGCGCTGACCGCCACCCGCATTCGACGACAACGAATAAGGGCCGGGTCCGAAGACCCGGCCCATTGTGAGCTGACGCAACAGCACGCTATGGACGAGGCAGCGCCTTTTCGAGTTCCGCCAGCACCTCGGCGCTGACGGTCTCGACGTGCAGACTGCCGAAGATCACCCGGTATTCCGTCTCGGAAACCTGCCATCGCATCAGGACCTGATCGGCGTCCTGAGGTGTTACGACGGCACCGTAGTAGGCAGGATGCTTCTGGTCTTGCGAGAGCGACATGTAGAACGAGCCGATCCCCATGACGGGCGCCAGGGTCTTCGTGAGTTCCTTGATACGCTCATCCATGTCCTCTTTCTCCGGCTGATGACCGTCGGCGACGCTTCGTTTGGCGAGGTCCTTCATCACCGACATGAGGGTCACCATATCCAGTTTCTCCGGGTAGCGACCGCCCAACTCGGCAAACAGCCGCAGCCCCTGGATGGCGGTCTGTTCATTCATCGCCGGCATCTGAAGCGGTCCTCCGCCCAGAGTGGTATAATCATCCGGGATGACCGGCTCGAACTCGGAG
Proteins encoded in this region:
- a CDS encoding fused MFS/spermidine synthase, with translation MKATAQGRPVRAVHRRWILPLFLVSGATGLIYEVTWMRSLGTVFGNTVYAASTVLTAFMLGLAIGSWRIGRRADRVTRPVRLYAVLELGIGAYGFAFPTILGLVDRFYLWFFQTYEPGVYTLNLVRFIVSVLILLLPTALMGGTLPILSGFWAASASEKKSTQRTGQGVGYLYAANTFGAVLGTFLAGYYLIRLLGVNASIYATATTNLAIASVAWLISLGIGPRAVIAGSAKRKQKGLASLKERIARAQESPAVYSERVRTIVLGGVLVAGFCGMAMEVLWTRVLVFVLETSAYAFACMLTCFILGIALGSLLSSVLLVPRLKDPIFGFAAIEFALALSLLGSIGMLGWLWHVDALVLKHVVDWKISFAGDTVVHFIDTLLVMFVPTVLMGMVFPLAVRICAPAWETVGRRVGQVYAADTVGSVLGASAAGFLMVPWLGLRNSFLVVVAVLFVLATVLVALSDKRRLALAAGGAVVSTVLIAVSVLAIPHDVFLQTMNTYHHPSDIVFIHDDATGTVTVHDLPDGDRLIAVDGVNVAGVDLMLRTTQKLQAYAPLFVHEDPQDVVQIGYGSGETCGIGLDFGIARYTIVDVCPGVFEAGAFFEEINRRSYANPNLRKIIMDGKNFVKMTEEKFDVIMNDSTYPGTTGSSALYTYDHFKACRERLKPNGVVSCWLPLDLRPEDFRLILRSFQAAMPHSSLWFVNNCVNKHAVLLATLEPMQLDFRRIKAIAERPDIAKDLEEINVYSVYDFLDCLIVGEEDLRTLAGQGPLHTDDKPYLEFGAAIKRDVEGSWLEIMRAISAHCTPLLTHVTNVGPLPDEREDPRVVLQQYSQATTHVLQGVVGALLGDPDIMNEQFAAAKRVNPHDRDVDSILEELRMEIQALEEAVERTPGVAELRGRLAKRYMLSQDYGRAVEQYEYFVRLAPRDAAGWNNLGICYRRVNSFDQAAAAFEHALQRDPGLLGAYTNLAETRDAQGDLPGAMVVLERMLPLLPRDGQARTHDVLAQLSFRRQDHALAVRHLDRAIELAAGDRAMQQVLIARRQKIQQLIDGQAR